One Paenibacillus crassostreae DNA segment encodes these proteins:
- a CDS encoding acryloyl-CoA reductase, which translates to MNKFQAFMIHKDEQGFRNAIETINIEQLPVGDVLVQVDYSSVNYKDGLANSPEGRIVSSYPFIPGIDLAGTVIESNHPRFDEGDAVLCTGYELGVSHFGGYSEFARVRGDWLVPLPKGLNFKEAMSIGTAGFTAALSVDRLILNGLSPDKGPVLVTGATGGVGSVAVCILAQLGFDVVASTGKLATQSEWLHQLGATSVVSRDEVLVPAKGVLAKERWAGVVDPVGGPQLTELLKSVQYGGGVALSGLAGGSKFDNTVYPFILRGVQLLGIDSVYCPMKHRQAVWSKLAEAWKPHKLLQAGITEISLHELSSVLELILQGDAVGRTVVKLR; encoded by the coding sequence ATGAATAAATTCCAGGCATTTATGATCCATAAAGATGAGCAAGGTTTTCGTAACGCAATTGAGACTATAAATATAGAACAGCTACCAGTAGGTGATGTCCTTGTACAGGTAGATTACTCAAGTGTGAATTACAAGGATGGGTTAGCAAATTCACCTGAAGGGAGAATCGTTAGCTCATATCCGTTTATTCCTGGTATTGATTTAGCGGGAACCGTTATAGAATCAAATCACCCTCGTTTCGATGAAGGAGATGCAGTTCTATGTACAGGTTATGAACTTGGCGTATCCCATTTTGGAGGATATAGTGAATTTGCAAGGGTACGTGGTGATTGGTTGGTCCCCCTTCCCAAGGGACTGAATTTCAAAGAAGCGATGAGCATCGGTACAGCTGGATTTACAGCTGCTTTATCCGTGGATCGACTCATCCTGAATGGACTAAGTCCTGATAAAGGACCTGTTCTTGTAACAGGAGCAACGGGTGGCGTAGGTAGTGTAGCTGTATGTATTTTGGCACAACTTGGATTTGACGTAGTGGCTAGTACAGGGAAGCTTGCAACACAAAGTGAATGGCTCCATCAATTAGGTGCGACATCAGTAGTTAGTCGAGATGAAGTGCTAGTACCAGCTAAGGGAGTTCTTGCGAAAGAGCGTTGGGCGGGTGTGGTTGATCCTGTAGGCGGACCTCAACTTACGGAACTACTTAAGTCAGTTCAATATGGTGGCGGTGTTGCATTATCCGGTCTAGCGGGTGGTTCGAAATTTGACAATACGGTTTATCCATTTATATTACGAGGTGTACAATTACTAGGAATTGATTCTGTATATTGTCCGATGAAACATAGACAAGCTGTTTGGAGTAAACTAGCTGAAGCTTGGAAACCACATAAATTATTACAGGCTGGTATAACGGAAATTTCATTACATGAATTATCTAGTGTTCTAGAATTAATATTGCAGGGTGATGCTGTTGGGCGCACTGTGGTAAAATTAAGATAG